A DNA window from Streptococcus parapneumoniae contains the following coding sequences:
- the atpB gene encoding F0F1 ATP synthase subunit A, whose translation MEESINPIISIGPVIFNLTMLAMTLLIVGVIFVFIYWASRNMTLKPKGKQNVLEYVYDFVIGFTEPNIGSRYMKDYSLFFLCLFLFMVIANNLGLMTKLQTIDGTNWWSSPTANLQYDLTLSFLVILLTHIESVRRRGFKKSIKSFMSPVFVIPMNILEEFTNFLSLALRIFGNIFAGEVMTSLLLLLSHQAIYWYPVAFGANLAWTAFSVFISCIQAYVFTLLTSVYLGNKINIEEE comes from the coding sequence ATGGAAGAAAGTATTAATCCAATCATCTCTATTGGTCCTGTTATCTTCAATCTGACTATGTTAGCCATGACCTTGTTGATTGTGGGAGTTATTTTTGTCTTTATTTATTGGGCAAGCCGCAATATGACCTTGAAACCCAAAGGAAAGCAAAATGTACTTGAGTATGTCTATGACTTTGTTATTGGATTTACAGAACCTAACATTGGTTCGCGCTACATGAAAGATTACTCACTCTTTTTCCTTTGTTTATTTCTTTTCATGGTGATTGCCAATAACCTTGGCTTAATGACAAAGCTTCAAACGATCGATGGGACTAACTGGTGGAGTTCGCCAACCGCTAATTTACAGTATGACTTAACCTTATCTTTTCTTGTCATTTTGTTGACACATATAGAAAGCGTTCGTCGTCGTGGATTTAAAAAAAGTATAAAATCTTTTATGAGTCCTGTTTTTGTCATACCGATGAATATCTTGGAAGAATTTACAAACTTCTTATCTTTGGCTTTGCGGATTTTTGGGAATATCTTTGCAGGAGAGGTCATGACGAGTTTGTTACTTCTTCTTTCCCACCAAGCTATTTATTGGTATCCAGTAGCCTTTGGAGCTAATTTGGCTTGGACTGCATTTTCTGTCTTTATTTCCTGCATCCAAGCTTATGTCTTTACTCTTTTGACATCTGTGTATTTAGGGAATAAGATTAATATTGAAGAGGAATAG
- the atpF gene encoding F0F1 ATP synthase subunit B, translating into MHVTVGELIGNFILITGSFILLLVLIKKFAWSNITGIFEERAEKIATDIDSAEEARQKAEVLAQKREDELAGSRKEAKAIIENAKATAEKSKASILVDAKLEAGRLKEKANQEIAQNKAEALQNVKGEVADLTISLAGKIISQNLDGYAHKELIDQYIDQLGEA; encoded by the coding sequence ATGCACGTAACAGTAGGTGAATTGATTGGTAATTTTATTTTAATCACTGGCTCTTTTATTCTTTTGCTAGTCTTGATTAAAAAATTTGCATGGTCTAATATTACAGGCATTTTCGAAGAAAGAGCTGAAAAAATTGCTACTGATATTGACAGTGCTGAAGAAGCCCGTCAAAAAGCAGAAGTATTGGCTCAAAAACGCGAAGATGAATTGGCTGGTAGCCGTAAAGAAGCCAAGGCAATCATTGAGAATGCGAAAGCAACAGCTGAGAAAAGTAAGGCTAGTATTTTAGTAGATGCTAAACTAGAAGCAGGACGCTTAAAAGAAAAAGCAAACCAAGAAATTGCTCAAAACAAAGCTGAAGCTTTACAAAACGTTAAGGGTGAGGTAGCAGATTTGACCATCAGCCTAGCTGGTAAAATCATCTCACAAAACCTTGACGGTTATGCCCATAAAGAACTCATTGATCAGTATATCGATCAGCTAGGAGAAGCTTAA
- a CDS encoding F0F1 ATP synthase subunit delta, which translates to MDKKTVKVIEKYSMPFVQLVLEKGEEARIFSDLTQIKQVAEETGLPSFLKKVTVDESDKKKTIAFFQDSVSPLLQNFIQVLAYNHRVNLFYDVLVDCLNRLEKETNRFEVTITSAHPLTDEQKSRLLPLIEKKMSLKVRSVKEEIDESLIGGFVIFANHKTIDVSIKQQLKVVKENLK; encoded by the coding sequence ATGGACAAGAAAACAGTAAAGGTAATTGAAAAATACAGCATGCCTTTTGTCCAATTGGTACTTGAAAAAGGAGAAGAAGCCCGTATCTTTTCAGACTTGACTCAAATCAAGCAAGTTGCTGAAGAAACAGGTTTACCTTCTTTTTTAAAAAAAGTGACAGTAGATGAGTCTGACAAGAAAAAAACGATTGCTTTTTTCCAAGACTCTGTGTCACCTTTATTACAAAACTTTATCCAGGTTCTGGCCTACAATCACAGAGTAAATCTTTTTTATGATGTGCTTGTAGATTGCTTGAACCGACTTGAAAAAGAAACAAATCGATTTGAAGTGACGATTACTTCAGCTCATCCTTTAACAGATGAACAAAAGAGTCGCTTGCTCCCTTTGATTGAGAAAAAAATGTCTCTGAAAGTAAGGAGTGTAAAAGAAGAAATCGATGAAAGTCTCATTGGTGGTTTTGTCATTTTTGCCAATCACAAGACAATTGATGTGAGTATTAAACAACAACTTAAAGTTGTTAAAGAAAATTTGAAATAG
- the atpA gene encoding F0F1 ATP synthase subunit alpha: MAINAQEISALIKQQIENFKPNFDVTETGVVTYIGDGIARAHGLENAMSGELLIFENGSYGMAQNLESTDVGIIILGDFTDIREGDTIRRTGKIMEVPVGESLIGRVVDPLGRPVDGLGEIHTDKTRPVEAPAPGVMQRKSVSEPLQTGLKAIDALVPIGRGQRELIIGDRQTGKTTIAIDTILNQKGQDMICIYVAIGQKESTVRTQVETLRQYGALDYTIVVTASASQPSPLLFLAPYAGVAMAEEFMYQGKHVLIVYDDLSKQAVAYRELSLLLRRPPGREAFPGDVFYLHSRLLERSAKVSDELGGGSITALPFIETQAGDISAYIATNVISITDGQIFLGDGLFNAGIRPAIDAGSSVSRVGGSAQIKAMKKVAGTLRIDLASYRELEAFTKFGSDLDAATQAKLNRGRRTVEVLKQPVHKPLPVEKQVTILYALTHGFLDTVPVDDIVRFEEEFHAFFDAQHPEILETIRDTKDLPEEAVLDAAITEFLNQSSFQ; the protein is encoded by the coding sequence TTGGCAATTAACGCACAAGAAATCAGCGCTTTAATTAAGCAACAAATTGAAAATTTCAAACCCAATTTTGATGTGACTGAAACAGGTGTTGTAACCTATATCGGGGATGGTATCGCGCGTGCTCATGGCCTTGAAAATGCCATGAGTGGAGAGTTGTTGATTTTTGAAAACGGCTCTTATGGTATGGCTCAAAACTTGGAGTCAACAGACGTTGGTATTATCATCCTAGGTGACTTTACAGATATCCGTGAAGGCGATACAATCCGCCGTACAGGTAAAATCATGGAAGTCCCAGTAGGTGAAAGTCTGATTGGTCGTGTTGTGGATCCGCTTGGTCGTCCGGTTGACGGTCTTGGAGAAATCCACACTGATAAAACTCGTCCAGTAGAAGCGCCAGCTCCTGGTGTTATGCAACGTAAGTCTGTATCAGAACCATTGCAAACTGGTTTGAAAGCTATTGACGCCCTTGTACCGATTGGTCGTGGTCAACGTGAGTTGATTATCGGTGACCGTCAGACAGGGAAAACAACCATTGCGATTGATACAATCTTGAACCAAAAAGGTCAAGATATGATCTGTATCTACGTAGCGATTGGACAAAAAGAATCAACAGTTCGTACGCAAGTAGAAACACTACGTCAGTACGGTGCCTTGGATTACACAATCGTTGTGACAGCCTCTGCTTCACAACCATCTCCATTGCTTTTCCTAGCTCCTTATGCTGGGGTTGCCATGGCGGAAGAATTTATGTATCAAGGTAAGCATGTTTTGATCGTTTATGATGATCTTTCAAAACAAGCGGTAGCTTATCGTGAACTGTCACTCTTGCTTCGTCGTCCTCCAGGTCGTGAAGCCTTCCCAGGGGATGTTTTCTACCTTCACAGCCGTTTGCTTGAGCGCTCAGCTAAAGTTTCTGATGAACTTGGTGGTGGATCAATTACAGCCCTACCGTTTATCGAGACACAAGCAGGAGATATCTCTGCCTATATCGCAACCAACGTGATTTCTATCACTGACGGACAAATCTTCCTTGGTGATGGTCTCTTCAATGCAGGTATTCGTCCAGCCATCGATGCGGGTTCATCTGTATCACGTGTAGGTGGTTCTGCACAAATCAAAGCTATGAAGAAGGTTGCTGGTACACTTCGTATCGACCTTGCTTCATACCGTGAGTTGGAAGCCTTCACTAAGTTTGGTTCTGACTTGGATGCGGCAACACAGGCTAAGTTGAACCGTGGACGTCGCACAGTTGAGGTCTTGAAACAACCTGTTCACAAACCATTGCCTGTTGAGAAACAAGTAACCATTCTCTATGCTTTGACACATGGTTTCTTGGACACTGTTCCAGTAGATGATATTGTTCGTTTCGAGGAAGAGTTCCATGCCTTCTTTGATGCTCAACATCCAGAGATTTTGGAAACCATTCGTGATACAAAAGACTTGCCAGAAGAAGCAGTCTTGGATGCTGCGATTACAGAGTTTCTCAATCAATCTAGCTTCCAATAA
- a CDS encoding F0F1 ATP synthase subunit gamma: MAVSLNDIKTKIASTKNTSQITNAMQMVSAAKLGRSEEAARNFQVYAQKVRKLLTDILHGNGAGASTNPMLISRPVKKTGYIVITSDRGLVGGYNSSILKAVMELKEEYHPDGTGFEMICIGGMGADFFKARGIQPLYELRGLADQPSFDQVRKIISKTVEMYQNELFDELYVCYNHHVNTLTSQMRVEQMLPIVDLDPNEADEEYSLTFELETSREEILEQLLPQFAESMIYGAIIDAKTAENAAGMTAMQTATDNAKKVINDLTIQYNRARQAAITQEITEIVAGASALE; encoded by the coding sequence ATGGCAGTATCTCTAAATGATATTAAAACAAAAATCGCCTCAACAAAAAATACGAGTCAAATCACTAATGCCATGCAAATGGTTTCGGCTGCTAAGCTAGGTCGCTCTGAAGAAGCTGCTCGTAACTTCCAAGTTTACGCTCAGAAAGTTCGCAAGCTCTTGACAGATATCCTTCATGGTAATGGAGCTGGTGCTTCAACCAATCCCATGTTGATTAGCCGTCCTGTGAAGAAGACAGGCTATATCGTTATTACTTCAGACCGCGGTTTGGTTGGAGGTTATAATTCTTCTATTCTGAAAGCCGTTATGGAGTTGAAAGAAGAATACCATCCAGATGGTACAGGTTTTGAAATGATCTGTATTGGTGGAATGGGAGCAGATTTCTTTAAGGCTCGTGGTATTCAACCACTTTATGAATTACGTGGCTTGGCGGATCAGCCTAGCTTTGATCAAGTTCGTAAGATTATTTCAAAAACTGTTGAAATGTACCAAAATGAACTTTTTGATGAACTCTATGTCTGCTACAACCACCATGTCAATACGCTAACTAGTCAAATGCGTGTGGAACAAATGCTTCCGATTGTTGACTTGGATCCAAATGAAGCGGATGAAGAGTATAGCTTGACTTTTGAATTGGAAACCAGCCGAGAAGAAATTCTGGAGCAGTTGTTGCCTCAGTTTGCAGAAAGTATGATTTACGGTGCTATTATCGATGCTAAGACAGCTGAAAATGCTGCAGGTATGACCGCCATGCAAACAGCGACAGATAATGCTAAGAAAGTCATCAATGATTTGACAATTCAGTATAACCGTGCCAGACAGGCGGCGATTACACAAGAAATTACAGAAATTGTAGCAGGAGCTAGTGCCTTAGAATAG
- the atpD gene encoding F0F1 ATP synthase subunit beta, whose protein sequence is MSSGKIAQVIGPVVDVLFAAGEKLPEINNALVVYKNDERKTKIVLEVALELGDGMVRTIAMESTDGLTRGMEVLDTGRPISVPVGKETLGRVFNVLGDTIDLEAPFTEDAERQPIHKKAPTFDELSTSSEILETGIKVIDLLAPYLKGGKVGLFGGAGVGKTVLIQELIHNIAQEHGGISVFTGVGERTREGNDLYWEMKESGVIEKTAMVFGQMNEPPGARMRVALTGLTIAEYFRDVEGQDVLLFIDNIFRFTQAGSEVSALLGRMPSAVGYQPTLATEMGQLQERITSTKKGSVTSIQAIYVPADDYTDPAPATAFAHLDSTTNLERKLVQLGIYPAVDPLASSSRALAPEIVGEEHYAVAAEVKRVLQRYHELQDIIAILGMDELSDEEKTLVARARRIQFFLSQNFNVAEQFTGQPGSYVPVAETVRGFKEILDGKYDHLPEDAFRGVGSIEDVIAKAEKMGF, encoded by the coding sequence ATGAGTTCAGGTAAAATTGCTCAGGTTATCGGTCCCGTTGTAGACGTCTTGTTTGCAGCAGGGGAAAAACTTCCTGAGATTAACAATGCACTTGTCGTCTACAAAAATGACGAAAGAAAAACAAAAATCGTCCTTGAAGTAGCCTTAGAGTTGGGAGATGGTATGGTCCGTACTATCGCCATGGAATCAACAGATGGGTTGACTCGTGGAATGGAAGTATTGGACACAGGTCGTCCAATCTCTGTACCAGTAGGTAAAGAAACTTTGGGACGTGTCTTCAATGTTTTGGGAGATACCATTGACTTGGAAGCTCCTTTTACAGAAGACGCAGAGCGTCAGCCAATTCATAAAAAAGCTCCAACTTTTGATGAGTTGTCTACCTCTTCTGAAATCCTTGAAACAGGGATCAAGGTTATCGACCTTCTTGCCCCTTACCTTAAAGGTGGTAAAGTTGGACTCTTCGGTGGTGCCGGAGTTGGTAAAACCGTCTTAATCCAAGAATTGATTCACAATATCGCCCAAGAACATGGTGGTATTTCAGTATTTACCGGTGTTGGGGAACGTACTCGTGAGGGGAATGACCTTTACTGGGAGATGAAAGAATCAGGCGTTATCGAGAAAACAGCCATGGTATTTGGTCAGATGAATGAGCCACCAGGAGCACGTATGCGTGTTGCCCTTACTGGTTTGACAATCGCTGAATACTTCCGTGATGTGGAAGGCCAAGATGTACTTCTCTTTATCGATAATATCTTCCGTTTCACTCAGGCTGGTTCAGAAGTATCTGCCCTTTTGGGTCGTATGCCATCAGCCGTTGGTTACCAACCAACCCTTGCTACGGAAATGGGTCAATTGCAAGAGCGTATTACATCAACTAAGAAGGGATCTGTAACTTCTATCCAAGCTATCTATGTGCCAGCGGATGACTATACTGACCCTGCGCCAGCAACAGCCTTTGCTCACTTAGATTCAACAACCAACTTGGAACGTAAGTTGGTACAATTGGGTATCTACCCAGCTGTTGACCCACTTGCTTCAAGCTCACGTGCCTTGGCACCTGAAATTGTTGGAGAAGAGCACTATGCAGTTGCTGCTGAAGTAAAACGCGTTCTTCAACGTTACCATGAATTGCAAGATATCATTGCTATCCTTGGTATGGATGAGCTTTCTGATGAAGAAAAGACCTTGGTTGCTCGCGCCCGTCGTATCCAGTTCTTCTTGTCACAAAACTTCAACGTTGCGGAACAATTTACTGGTCAGCCAGGTTCTTATGTTCCAGTTGCTGAAACTGTACGTGGCTTTAAGGAAATCCTTGATGGTAAATACGATCACTTGCCAGAAGATGCCTTCCGTGGTGTAGGTTCTATCGAAGATGTGATTGCAAAAGCTGAAAAAATGGGATTTTAA
- a CDS encoding F0F1 ATP synthase subunit epsilon has translation MAQLTVQIVTPDGLVYDHHASYVSVRTLDGEMGILPRHENMIAVLAVDEVKVKRIDDEDHVNWIAVNGGVIEIANDMITIVADSAERARDIDVSRAERAKLRAERAIEEAQDKHLIDQERRAKIALQRAINRINVGNRL, from the coding sequence ATGGCTCAGTTAACTGTCCAGATCGTGACACCAGATGGCCTCGTCTATGATCACCATGCCAGCTATGTATCGGTTCGAACTCTGGATGGTGAGATGGGGATCTTGCCACGACATGAAAATATGATTGCGGTTTTAGCAGTTGATGAAGTAAAGGTAAAACGTATTGATGACGAAGATCACGTGAACTGGATTGCAGTAAACGGCGGTGTTATTGAAATTGCCAATGATATGATCACAATCGTCGCTGACTCTGCAGAACGTGCTCGTGATATCGATGTCAGTCGTGCAGAACGTGCCAAGCTTCGTGCAGAACGTGCAATTGAAGAAGCACAAGACAAACACTTGATTGACCAAGAACGTCGTGCGAAGATTGCACTGCAACGTGCCATTAACCGTATTAATGTCGGAAATAGACTATAA
- a CDS encoding lactonase family protein encodes MKETVYFGTYTRRTSQGIYKADFDTETGQLSNLELFAAEPSPTYLAFDQHQHLYTVGSQDDKGGIAAYQTDGTLLNHVVEEGAPHCYVAVDEKRNLVYAANYHKGQVLVYKRQEDGSLLFSDVDQHSGQGPHENQASPHVHYTDLTPDHYLVTCDLGTDQVITYDLDQEGKLSKLYTYHSRPGAGSRHIVFHNHYKIAYLICELNSTIEVLIYDGVGEFERMQVISTLPEAYEGFNGTAAIRLSKDGKYLYASNRGHDSIAVYTILADGSLELLEIVPTHGKTPRDFDLTPDQKFLIAVHQDSDNATVFKRNCDNGRLAELSNDFHIPEAVCIRFAP; translated from the coding sequence ATGAAAGAAACTGTTTATTTTGGAACTTATACACGTCGGACTTCCCAAGGGATTTACAAGGCTGACTTTGATACAGAAACTGGTCAGCTTTCAAATCTAGAACTTTTTGCAGCTGAGCCAAGTCCAACCTACCTTGCTTTTGACCAGCACCAACACCTATACACTGTTGGTAGCCAAGACGATAAGGGGGGAATTGCAGCCTATCAAACTGACGGGACTTTATTAAATCATGTCGTTGAGGAAGGAGCCCCCCACTGTTATGTTGCTGTCGATGAAAAGCGTAATTTGGTCTATGCAGCCAACTACCACAAAGGACAGGTGCTTGTTTATAAACGTCAGGAAGATGGTAGTCTTTTATTTAGTGATGTAGATCAACACAGTGGCCAAGGTCCACATGAGAATCAAGCATCTCCTCATGTTCACTATACAGATTTAACACCTGACCACTATCTAGTGACCTGTGATTTGGGTACTGACCAAGTCATCACTTATGACCTTGATCAAGAAGGGAAATTATCTAAACTCTATACCTATCACAGCCGGCCAGGAGCAGGCTCACGCCATATCGTTTTCCATAACCACTATAAAATCGCTTATCTCATTTGTGAACTCAATAGTACTATCGAGGTTTTAATCTACGATGGCGTTGGCGAATTTGAACGTATGCAAGTGATTTCAACTTTACCAGAAGCTTACGAAGGCTTTAATGGAACCGCTGCTATTCGTCTCTCTAAAGACGGTAAATACCTCTACGCTTCTAACCGTGGCCATGATTCTATCGCAGTATATACCATCCTTGCGGATGGTAGCTTAGAATTGCTAGAAATCGTTCCAACACATGGTAAAACCCCACGTGATTTTGATTTGACACCTGACCAAAAATTTCTCATTGCTGTCCACCAAGACTCTGACAATGCAACTGTCTTTAAACGTAATTGTGACAATGGTCGTCTAGCAGAACTCTCCAATGACTTCCATATTCCCGAAGCAGTCTGCATCCGTTTTGCTCCTTAA